A stretch of DNA from candidate division WOR-3 bacterium:
TTCACCAAGAACACGACTGAATCACTGAACAAACTTTCCCGGCTATACCCGTTTCCGGCTGATGCCATCATCCTGACGACAATGATGGAGCACAGCTCCAATGAGCTGCCTTGGCGTCGGTGTGGCCGGGTTGTGCACGCCGGACTCCGCCCCGACGGCTCACTCGACCTTGATGACTTCGCGGCCAAGCTGAAGGAGAATGCCGGCCGAGTTGCACTGGTAACCGTGACCGGTGCAGCGAATGTGTCCGGCTGGGTAAACCCGGTTCACGAAATCGCCCGGTTTGCGCATGAGGCTGGTGCCCGAATCGTAGTTGATGCCGCGCAACTTGCCGCGCACCGGCCGATAGATATGAAGCCGCACGATCACCCTGAGCACCTAGATTTTGTTGCTTTCAGTGCCCACAAGATGTACGCGCCATATGGTGCAGGCGTGCTCGTTGGCGACCGGCAGTCGCTCCTGCGCGATGAGCCGGAGACGGTTGGTGGCGGTACCGTTGACCTTATGACCCTTGACGCTGCCTACTGGCGGGACCTGCCACAACGTGAGGAGGCCGGTACACCAGACGTTGTTGGTATTGTTGCCCTGGCCGCGGCCTGCCGGCTGCTTGAGGCCGTGGGATGGGATGCGATTACTGAGCATGAGGACGCACTTACCCGATACGCACTCGAGCGGCTGGCGCGGGTTCCCGGACTTCGAATACTGGGCAAGCAGGATGGCACCGACCTTGCAGACCGTCTTGGGGTCATTGCATTTTCGCTTGCCGATTTTCCGCATGCGCTGGTCGCCGCGATCCTTGCCTACGAGGGCGGCATCGGTGTGCGTAACGGCTGTTTCTGTGCCCATCCCTACACCCTATGTCTGCTTGGGGTTCCACTGGAGCAGGCGGTACGAGTCGGCGAGCAGATGCGGATGAAGGACCGTGGCAACCTGCCCGGCACGGTCCGAGCATCGATCGGGCTTTACAACAACCGTGAGGACATTGATGCGCTGTGCGACTGCCTTGAGATGATTGCCCGGCGCGAGTACCAGGGCAGCTATACCTTGTGTCGGGAGACCGGCAGTTACGTGCCTGACGGCGTGGACTGTTTTGACCTTGCCGGTTGTTTTGCCCTTGACCCGCGGTTGCCGTAGTTGTTCAACGTTCTATAGTGCCGTGCGAGACGTCGGAGCCTGAATCCGGACATAGCGCGTGATGTTCGTCGGGCATTGCGACTGGCGCACCGCGGCGGGTCGCTAGACCGGTTCGTAGAACACTTTGCCCCAGAAGTCAACACGTCGAATACGTCGGCGGCGCACCAGTCGTCGCAGAGTGGCGTCGAGCTCTGGGGCAGGGATGCCAAGCGAATGTTCAAGGTCCTTTGCGGTCGCGGGCCGGCGCTGAACGAACTCAAGTACCGCTTGGACCGGGTCGCCGCGGAACCGGCGCCGTCGCCTACGGAACGGCGAAGATGCGATTTCTGCACCCGGGCCAAAAAGACACCGTACCTGTTCCAAGTCATCTTCGGACAGTGGTCTTGCATTTCTTTCAGCCGGCGGCCGTACGACTGTATTAAGATGCACCCGGTCCGGCCTGATGCGGTGGACCGCCTTGCGCAGGTGCATGAGGTGTTCAACCGAATCGTTGCAATCCTTGACTAGCATTATCTCAAGCCATATCTGACCGTGGTAGTACCGTCGGAACGTTACGAGCGCATCAATAATGCCGGCAATCCTCAAGTTCCGATGTCCGCGATTCACTCGTGCGAAGGTTCGCTGGTCCGCGGCATCGAGCGATGGTACGACCAGGTCGGCTGCGTATAGGTCGCGTCGGACTGCAGGGTCGGTGAACAGTGTTGAGTTCGTGATGACCGCGACTGGTATCGTGTGTTCCTGCTTCAGTCTGCGGATAAGCCGGCCAATGTCGCAGTTCAAAGTTGGCTCACCTTCGCCTGAGAAAGTTATGAAATCCGGTCGGGCGGTCTTTACTGCCTGCCGGACCTGGGCGAGGATGTCTTCGACTGGGTAGAATGACTCGCGGCGGAGGGTCTTACGGGTTGTCCGACCGCATTGACAGTAAACGCAGTCCAGGGTGCAAGTCTTGAACGGAATGATTGAAAGCCCGAGCGATAGCCCTAGCCGTCGCGAAGGCACTGGACCATATACGTAGCTATTCATTGGTCCCGGTTTGTTGACCCGCGCCCGCCTTGGCTGCGAGGCCCGGCAGGTTCAGCTTCAGATATTCCAGTCCTTCTTCGTGCGAGTTTATCCGGCCCTCAAGTTGCAGGTCCTCAAGCTCGCGCAGAATCACCTTGAACACCGGCCCTGGTTTCAGACCCAGTGCAATAAGGTCGTGACCGGTCACGTACCTTCTAACCCTGAGCTTGGCGTCTTCGGTCCGTTTCTGCTCAATCATCCTCGTTATCGTATCCTCGAGATGGTTGGTATGTCCAGCGGTTGCCCAGCCGTCAGCATAGCACAGCATCATCACGCCGAACGCCTCGCTTCCCAAGTCGCGGAAAAACCGTCGGATTGCGCGGTCAGTCAATTCCGGATTTGTCGCGAGCAGGTGCAACCGCATGTGCTCCTGCACGTGGGTTTCGACCATCTTTATCTGGGCACGGGAAAGCCGGAGCCGCTCCCGGGCCATCTTGCCGGCAAGCCGGCTGCCCAAAGTGTCATGGCCGTAGAAGTGAATCTCGCCGTCGCTGTTCGTAAACCTGGTCTCGGGTTTGGCGATATCGTGCAACAGCCCGCATAGCTTGAGCATCGCCCGCCGATAGGGCAGGCCTGGTTTTGCCGATTCCTTTATCGCCGTGTTCTGCTGTGCGTCCACGGCGTTCTGACCACCGATTTCTGACTTTCGTCCTTGGCTTTCTCCGGCCGGCCATCGATCGAAGTACTCCTGCCATTCCGGCTCGAATCTTGAGAAAAACGACTCCTTCGACACGAGTTCCTCAAGCTTGCAGTAGGTTCTAAAGGTGTGCTCGCGCAATCGGTCGTCGGCAAGCAGTGGTGCAAGACCGGGCAAAACCTCCGCGAGTCGTCCGAGCTGGTACAAGCGCATCACGAACGGGAAGGAACCAGGTGCCTCCATGATCCTGAGCATCTCGACGCCAACCCGTTCAGCCGCAATCCGGGCCAAACTGATCCGGCTGCCCTGTTCGTCCACTGAGCGGTGAACCTCCAAGCCGAGTTCCAGTGCCAGTCGGTACGCCCGTAGAAGCCGCAACGGGTCGGAAGCAAGTGAGAGGTCCGAAACCGGCCGGATAAGCCGGACAGCAAGGTCGCGGC
This window harbors:
- a CDS encoding radical SAM protein gives rise to the protein MNSYVYGPVPSRRLGLSLGLSIIPFKTCTLDCVYCQCGRTTRKTLRRESFYPVEDILAQVRQAVKTARPDFITFSGEGEPTLNCDIGRLIRRLKQEHTIPVAVITNSTLFTDPAVRRDLYAADLVVPSLDAADQRTFARVNRGHRNLRIAGIIDALVTFRRYYHGQIWLEIMLVKDCNDSVEHLMHLRKAVHRIRPDRVHLNTVVRPPAERNARPLSEDDLEQVRCLFGPGAEIASSPFRRRRRRFRGDPVQAVLEFVQRRPATAKDLEHSLGIPAPELDATLRRLVRRRRIRRVDFWGKVFYEPV
- a CDS encoding aminotransferase class V-fold PLP-dependent enzyme produces the protein MASAKSGRASVVERLREALVGINVEVPLLSGQRRRYVNLDNASSTPTFRPIQDKVNEFLEYYSNVHRGTGFKSQVASWVFDEARRAIARFVRADLEHDTVIFTKNTTESLNKLSRLYPFPADAIILTTMMEHSSNELPWRRCGRVVHAGLRPDGSLDLDDFAAKLKENAGRVALVTVTGAANVSGWVNPVHEIARFAHEAGARIVVDAAQLAAHRPIDMKPHDHPEHLDFVAFSAHKMYAPYGAGVLVGDRQSLLRDEPETVGGGTVDLMTLDAAYWRDLPQREEAGTPDVVGIVALAAACRLLEAVGWDAITEHEDALTRYALERLARVPGLRILGKQDGTDLADRLGVIAFSLADFPHALVAAILAYEGGIGVRNGCFCAHPYTLCLLGVPLEQAVRVGEQMRMKDRGNLPGTVRASIGLYNNREDIDALCDCLEMIARREYQGSYTLCRETGSYVPDGVDCFDLAGCFALDPRLP